Proteins encoded together in one Drosophila albomicans strain 15112-1751.03 chromosome 2R, ASM965048v2, whole genome shotgun sequence window:
- the LOC117576093 gene encoding regulator of G-protein signaling loco isoform X4, with protein sequence MNRALPSNASPFRRAWGQSSFRMQRASDKASKPASTAATATGCSPSVRRSASMNASDNDVYLKTLMLDEQLKPKSSSQSSSPPQLALFQVPQILMTPAPPSSIMVTASVESQSEPAPAQPEQLGPSGWGTSFERMLQDAAGMQTFAEFLKKEFSAENIYFWTACERYRCTEQEEERVTLARQIFGKHLSNSSSDPVNVDSQARNLSDEKLGSGAVDIFAPAQKQIFNLMKFDSYQRFIRSDLYKSCVEAEQKQQPLPFTGADLDELLKTNFHVMASSKQLKKSASNAEDRRRKSLLPWHRKTRSKSRDRSEIMADLQQTLMPAPPPPPPLLALLTGGANSVQNSLSDLHSSRSSLSSFDASAAAGPAQGASADSVCSLCRVILTDGATTIVQTRPNETVGQLVERLLEKRNLVYPFYDVVFQGSTKSIDTQQSSQLLAGKEVLIERRVAFKLDLPDPKVISVKSKPKKQLHEVIRPILNKYNYQMDGVQVLLRDTQAPLDLMQPVTVADGQRLQIALLKPDFQLSGGSSMPPKHSKPMKPLPSAAATTATNESSTQLDELTNKMFNELLQSKADAAAATHKKPADLCSMKSNEVPSESSSSLFERMRQQRQQRENSNIPGSSKLPKLKKKSTSSQHSEELSTITTGSCATSSVDPKKPIIAKLKAGVKLQSTERVAETQDELLEGLKRAQLARLEDQRGTEINFDLPDFLKNKENLNAAASKLRKVRANLSPVNKATSPTDAPQPAPRLSITRGMQPSSVSPMKVDAEHETELTNDASSAELQEFAKAPPPLPPKPKVLPIKPSNWGAAAQPTTTSAGNYSNKFSPAKHHTSTATSPSAKAASQAATALAFGSSKLPLEMQGRKSLEQAASTRCAYLDEPSSSFV encoded by the exons ATG AACCGCGCACTGCCCTCAAATGCGTCGCCGTTCCGTCGCGCCTGGGGTCAATCTTCCTTCCGCATGCAGCGCGCCTCCGACAAGGCATCGAAGccagcgtcaacagcagcaacagcaactggctGCAGTCCCAGCGTGCGTCGCTCCGCCTCGATGAATGCCTCCGACAATGATGTGTACCTCAAGACATTAATGCTCGACGAACAGCTGAAGCCAAAGTCATCGTCGCAGTCGTCGTCGCCGCCACAATTGGCACTCTTCCAGGTGCCACAGATCCTGATGACGCCGGCACCACCATCGAGCATCATGGTGACCGCTAGCGTGGAGTCACAATCGGAGCCAGCGCCCGCGCAGCCAGAACAACTGGGTCCGAGCGGTTGGGGCACTTCGTTTGAGCGCATGCTCCAGGATGCCGCAGGCATGCAAACATTCGCCGAGTTTCTTAAGAAGGAATTCTCCGCGGAGAACATTTACTTTTGGACCGCCTGCGAGCGTTACAGATGCACCGAACAGGAAGAGGAACGTGTGACGCTGGCACGTCAAATCTTTGGCAAGCATTtgtccaacagcagcagcgatccAGTCAATGTCGATTCACAAGCGCGCAATCTTAGCGATGAGAAGTTGGGCAGCGGAGCAGTGGATATCTTTGCGCCTGCGCAGAAACAGATCTTCAATCTGATGAAATTTGATAGCTATCAGCGTTTCATACGCTCCGATCTCTACAAGAGCTGTGTGGAGGCggaacagaagcagcagccgtTGCCCTTTACGGGCGCCGATCTCGACGAGCTGCTGAAGACAAATTTTCACGTAATGGCCTCATCAAAG CAGCTAAAAAAGTCCGCAAGCAACGCAGAGGATCGAAGACGTAAGAGTTTACTACCCTGGCACAGGAAAACGCGCAGTAAATCCCGCGATCGCAGCGAAATCATGGCCGACTTGCAACAGACGCTGATGCCagcgccgccaccgccgccgccgctttTAGCGCTGCTCACGGGTGGCGCCAATTCGGTGCAGAACTCACTGAGTGACTTGCACAGTTCACGCTCATCGCTGTCATCGTTCGACGCCAGTGCAGCAGCTGGACCGGCTCAGGGTGCGAGTGCGGACAGCGTGTGTTCGCTGTGTCGCGTCATACTGACCGATGGCGCCACAACCATTGTGCAAACACGTCCCAACGAAACGGTGGGACAGCTGGTGGAACGTTTGTTGGAGAAACGCAATCTGGTCTATCCATTCTATGATGTGGTGTTCCAGGGCAGCACCAAGTCCATCGACACTCAGCAGTCCTCGCAGCTGCTGGCCGGCAAAGAGGTGCTGATTGAGCGTCGCGTCGCATTCAAGTTGGATCTGCCCGATCCCAAAGTTATATCGGTGAAGAGCAAACCGAAGAAACAACTGCACGAGGTCATTCGACCCATTCTCAACAAGTACAACTATCAAATGGATGGTGTACAGGTGCTGCTGCGCGATACCCAAGCGCCGTTGGATCTGATGCAGCCGGTGACGGTGGCCGATGGCCAGCGACTGCAGATTGCCTTGCTCAAGCCGGATTTTCAGCTAAGCGGCGGCAGTAGCATGCCGCCGAAGCATAGTAAACCAATGAAACCGCTGCCAAGTGCGGCagcgacgacagcaacaaatgaaTCCTCGACACAACTCGACGAGCTAaccaacaaaatgtttaacgAGCTGCTGCAAAGCAAAGCGGATGCGGCGGCTGCCACACACAAGAAGCCCGCCGATTTGTGCTCCATGAAGTCGAATGAGGTGCCGTCGGAGAGCTCGTCGTCGCTGTTCGAACGCATGcgtcagcagcgacagcagcgtgAGAATAGCAACATTCCAGGCAGCAGCAAGCTGCCCAAACTCAAAAAGAAATCCACAAGCAGTCAACATTCCGAGGAGCTGTCCACGATAACAACCGGCAGCTGTGCAACATCGTCTGTCGATCCCAAAAAGCCCATTATCGCCAAACTAAAGGCGGGCGTCAAGCTGCAGTCCACGGAGCGAGTAGCCGAGACCCAAG ATGAACTACTCGAGGGACTGAAGCGTGCGCAATTGGCGCGTTTGGAGGATCAGCGCGGCACAGAGATCAACTTTGATCTGCCCGACTTTCTGAAGAACAAAGAGAATCTCAATGCGGCCGCGTCCAAGCTGCGTAAGGTGCGCGCCAATTTGAGTCCCGTGAACAAGGCCACAAGTCCCACAGATGCGCCACAGCCAGCGCCACGTTTGTCCATTACACGTGGCATGCAACCATCGAGCGTGTCGCCCATGAAAGTGGACGCGGAGCATGAGACTGAGCTGACAAATGATGCATCGTCGGCGGAACTACAGGAATTTGCCAAAGCACCGCCACCGTTGCCGCCCAAGCCCAAGGTGCTGCCCATTAAGCCATCGAATTGGGGCGCTGCTGCTCAGCCGACCACAACAAGTGCTggcaactacagcaacaaattCTCGCCCGCCAAGCATCACACATCGACAGCGACATCACCTTCGGCGAAGGCTGCGAGCCAGGCCGCCACAGCTCTGGCTTTTGGCAGTAGCAAGCTGCCACTGGAGATGCAAGGACGAAAGTCGCTGGAGCAGGCGGCGAGCACACGTTGCGCCTACTTGGATGAGCCTAGCAGCAGCTTTGTTTAA
- the LOC117576093 gene encoding regulator of G-protein signaling loco isoform X2, which translates to MNQPSSSYSSATVNTPHNKPKTTNRKSEDNQSIASMVERFVQSLGQLNDSGSCFDASFEIKHILQSPRLMAEAVGNSPAASGRHQRHRCLTELDREQMTHFVREFEARQAAGASTPKAKCMSPYICRKAKEIYRSASGRRSASPQICIEPVVEEEQQLEEEAEQQPAGEEQHTQRKSAEAEDLMPPPMALARAQAERRSCRSASRVLQFFSSATKRRSGSRKLSSDVESLPSRGSSPVLLRISPSKQQQSEEQDQLGCVPLASAGSGSEEEDGEHDDGISSASSNLTSQSGHSYNNSRNISPDSSFEMHAPLLPSFKVTPPRGVCKAGKSAASEFARFLRGSFHAKRASITSLRRSLSDPDALQQLDFSKPPPLSECSNLMMRNRALPSNASPFRRAWGQSSFRMQRASDKASKPASTAATATGCSPSVRRSASMNASDNDVYLKTLMLDEQLKPKSSSQSSSPPQLALFQVPQILMTPAPPSSIMVTASVESQSEPAPAQPEQLGPSGWGTSFERMLQDAAGMQTFAEFLKKEFSAENIYFWTACERYRCTEQEEERVTLARQIFGKHLSNSSSDPVNVDSQARNLSDEKLGSGAVDIFAPAQKQIFNLMKFDSYQRFIRSDLYKSCVEAEQKQQPLPFTGADLDELLKTNFHVMASSKQLKKSASNAEDRRRKSLLPWHRKTRSKSRDRSEIMADLQQTLMPAPPPPPPLLALLTGGANSVQNSLSDLHSSRSSLSSFDASAAAGPAQGASADSVCSLCRVILTDGATTIVQTRPNETVGQLVERLLEKRNLVYPFYDVVFQGSTKSIDTQQSSQLLAGKEVLIERRVAFKLDLPDPKVISVKSKPKKQLHEVIRPILNKYNYQMDGVQVLLRDTQAPLDLMQPVTVADGQRLQIALLKPDFQLSGGSSMPPKHSKPMKPLPSAAATTATNESSTQLDELTNKMFNELLQSKADAAAATHKKPADLCSMKSNEVPSESSSSLFERMRQQRQQRENSNIPGSSKLPKLKKKSTSSQHSEELSTITTGSCATSSVDPKKPIIAKLKAGVKLQSTERVAETQDELLEGLKRAQLARLEDQRGTEINFDLPDFLKNKENLNAAASKLRKVRANLSPVNKATSPTDAPQPAPRLSITRGMQPSSVSPMKVDAEHETELTNDASSAELQEFAKAPPPLPPKPKVLPIKPSNWGAAAQPTTTSAGNYSNKFSPAKHHTSTATSPSAKAASQAATALAFGSSKLPLEMQGRKSLEQAASTRCAYLDEPSSSFV; encoded by the exons ATGAACCAACcgagcagcagctacagcagcgCTACAGTGAACACGCCACATAACAAaccgaaaacaacaaatcgcAAAAGCGAAGACAATCAATCCATTGCCAGCATGGTGGAACGCTTTGTGCAATCGCTGGGTCAACTCAACGACTCTGGCAGCTGCTTCGATGCCAGCTTCGAGATCAAACACATTCTTCAGAGTCCGCGTCTCATGGCCGAGGCGGTGGGCAACTCACCAGCTGCCTCAGGACGCCATCAACGCCATCGCTGTCTCACCGAACTCGATCGCGAGCAAATGACGCATTTTGTGCGCGAATTTGAGGCGCGACAAGCTGCCGGAGCCTCCACACCCAAGGCCAAGTGCATGTCGCCGTACATCTGTCGCAAGGCTAAGGAGATTTATCGCAGTGCCAGCGGCAGACGCAGTGCATCGCCACAGATCTGCATTGAACCCGTGGTGGAAGAGGAGCAACAGCTGGAGGAGGAAGCggagcagcagccagcagggGAAGAGCAGCACACTCAACGCAAATCTGCCGAGGCAGAGGATTTGATGCCACCTCCCATGGCATTGGCACGTGCTCAGGCCGAGCGACGCAGTTGCCGCAGTGCATCACGTGTGCTGCAATTCTTCAGTTCGGCGACGAAGCGACGCAGCGGCAGTCGCAAGCTTAGCAGCGACGTTGAATCGCTGCCCAGTCGAGGAAGTTCACCTGTTTTGCTCCGCATCAGTcccagcaagcagcaacagagcgAGGAACAGGATCAACTCGGTTGTGTGCCTTTGGCCAGCGCAGGCAGCGGCTCCGAGGAGGAAGACGGAGAGCACGACGATGGCATCAGTTCGGCGAGCTCGAATCTGACTTCGCAGTCGGGtcacagctacaacaacagtcGCAACATTTCGCCGGATTCGTCGTTCGAGATGCATGCCCCATTGCTGCCCAGTTTCAAGGTGACGCCACCGCGTGGTGTCTGCAAGGCGGGCAAATCGGCAGCCAGCGAATTTGCCAGATTTCTGCGAGGTTCTTTCCATGCCAAGCGCGCCTCGATCACGAGTTTGCGACGCTCGTTGAGCGATCCGGATGCACTGCAGCAGCTGGACTTTAGCAAGCCGCCGCCGTTGAGCGAGTGCAGCAATCTGATGATGCGA AACCGCGCACTGCCCTCAAATGCGTCGCCGTTCCGTCGCGCCTGGGGTCAATCTTCCTTCCGCATGCAGCGCGCCTCCGACAAGGCATCGAAGccagcgtcaacagcagcaacagcaactggctGCAGTCCCAGCGTGCGTCGCTCCGCCTCGATGAATGCCTCCGACAATGATGTGTACCTCAAGACATTAATGCTCGACGAACAGCTGAAGCCAAAGTCATCGTCGCAGTCGTCGTCGCCGCCACAATTGGCACTCTTCCAGGTGCCACAGATCCTGATGACGCCGGCACCACCATCGAGCATCATGGTGACCGCTAGCGTGGAGTCACAATCGGAGCCAGCGCCCGCGCAGCCAGAACAACTGGGTCCGAGCGGTTGGGGCACTTCGTTTGAGCGCATGCTCCAGGATGCCGCAGGCATGCAAACATTCGCCGAGTTTCTTAAGAAGGAATTCTCCGCGGAGAACATTTACTTTTGGACCGCCTGCGAGCGTTACAGATGCACCGAACAGGAAGAGGAACGTGTGACGCTGGCACGTCAAATCTTTGGCAAGCATTtgtccaacagcagcagcgatccAGTCAATGTCGATTCACAAGCGCGCAATCTTAGCGATGAGAAGTTGGGCAGCGGAGCAGTGGATATCTTTGCGCCTGCGCAGAAACAGATCTTCAATCTGATGAAATTTGATAGCTATCAGCGTTTCATACGCTCCGATCTCTACAAGAGCTGTGTGGAGGCggaacagaagcagcagccgtTGCCCTTTACGGGCGCCGATCTCGACGAGCTGCTGAAGACAAATTTTCACGTAATGGCCTCATCAAAG CAGCTAAAAAAGTCCGCAAGCAACGCAGAGGATCGAAGACGTAAGAGTTTACTACCCTGGCACAGGAAAACGCGCAGTAAATCCCGCGATCGCAGCGAAATCATGGCCGACTTGCAACAGACGCTGATGCCagcgccgccaccgccgccgccgctttTAGCGCTGCTCACGGGTGGCGCCAATTCGGTGCAGAACTCACTGAGTGACTTGCACAGTTCACGCTCATCGCTGTCATCGTTCGACGCCAGTGCAGCAGCTGGACCGGCTCAGGGTGCGAGTGCGGACAGCGTGTGTTCGCTGTGTCGCGTCATACTGACCGATGGCGCCACAACCATTGTGCAAACACGTCCCAACGAAACGGTGGGACAGCTGGTGGAACGTTTGTTGGAGAAACGCAATCTGGTCTATCCATTCTATGATGTGGTGTTCCAGGGCAGCACCAAGTCCATCGACACTCAGCAGTCCTCGCAGCTGCTGGCCGGCAAAGAGGTGCTGATTGAGCGTCGCGTCGCATTCAAGTTGGATCTGCCCGATCCCAAAGTTATATCGGTGAAGAGCAAACCGAAGAAACAACTGCACGAGGTCATTCGACCCATTCTCAACAAGTACAACTATCAAATGGATGGTGTACAGGTGCTGCTGCGCGATACCCAAGCGCCGTTGGATCTGATGCAGCCGGTGACGGTGGCCGATGGCCAGCGACTGCAGATTGCCTTGCTCAAGCCGGATTTTCAGCTAAGCGGCGGCAGTAGCATGCCGCCGAAGCATAGTAAACCAATGAAACCGCTGCCAAGTGCGGCagcgacgacagcaacaaatgaaTCCTCGACACAACTCGACGAGCTAaccaacaaaatgtttaacgAGCTGCTGCAAAGCAAAGCGGATGCGGCGGCTGCCACACACAAGAAGCCCGCCGATTTGTGCTCCATGAAGTCGAATGAGGTGCCGTCGGAGAGCTCGTCGTCGCTGTTCGAACGCATGcgtcagcagcgacagcagcgtgAGAATAGCAACATTCCAGGCAGCAGCAAGCTGCCCAAACTCAAAAAGAAATCCACAAGCAGTCAACATTCCGAGGAGCTGTCCACGATAACAACCGGCAGCTGTGCAACATCGTCTGTCGATCCCAAAAAGCCCATTATCGCCAAACTAAAGGCGGGCGTCAAGCTGCAGTCCACGGAGCGAGTAGCCGAGACCCAAG ATGAACTACTCGAGGGACTGAAGCGTGCGCAATTGGCGCGTTTGGAGGATCAGCGCGGCACAGAGATCAACTTTGATCTGCCCGACTTTCTGAAGAACAAAGAGAATCTCAATGCGGCCGCGTCCAAGCTGCGTAAGGTGCGCGCCAATTTGAGTCCCGTGAACAAGGCCACAAGTCCCACAGATGCGCCACAGCCAGCGCCACGTTTGTCCATTACACGTGGCATGCAACCATCGAGCGTGTCGCCCATGAAAGTGGACGCGGAGCATGAGACTGAGCTGACAAATGATGCATCGTCGGCGGAACTACAGGAATTTGCCAAAGCACCGCCACCGTTGCCGCCCAAGCCCAAGGTGCTGCCCATTAAGCCATCGAATTGGGGCGCTGCTGCTCAGCCGACCACAACAAGTGCTggcaactacagcaacaaattCTCGCCCGCCAAGCATCACACATCGACAGCGACATCACCTTCGGCGAAGGCTGCGAGCCAGGCCGCCACAGCTCTGGCTTTTGGCAGTAGCAAGCTGCCACTGGAGATGCAAGGACGAAAGTCGCTGGAGCAGGCGGCGAGCACACGTTGCGCCTACTTGGATGAGCCTAGCAGCAGCTTTGTTTAA
- the LOC117576093 gene encoding regulator of G-protein signaling loco isoform X5, translating into MQRASDKASKPASTAATATGCSPSVRRSASMNASDNDVYLKTLMLDEQLKPKSSSQSSSPPQLALFQVPQILMTPAPPSSIMVTASVESQSEPAPAQPEQLGPSGWGTSFERMLQDAAGMQTFAEFLKKEFSAENIYFWTACERYRCTEQEEERVTLARQIFGKHLSNSSSDPVNVDSQARNLSDEKLGSGAVDIFAPAQKQIFNLMKFDSYQRFIRSDLYKSCVEAEQKQQPLPFTGADLDELLKTNFHVMASSKQLKKSASNAEDRRRKSLLPWHRKTRSKSRDRSEIMADLQQTLMPAPPPPPPLLALLTGGANSVQNSLSDLHSSRSSLSSFDASAAAGPAQGASADSVCSLCRVILTDGATTIVQTRPNETVGQLVERLLEKRNLVYPFYDVVFQGSTKSIDTQQSSQLLAGKEVLIERRVAFKLDLPDPKVISVKSKPKKQLHEVIRPILNKYNYQMDGVQVLLRDTQAPLDLMQPVTVADGQRLQIALLKPDFQLSGGSSMPPKHSKPMKPLPSAAATTATNESSTQLDELTNKMFNELLQSKADAAAATHKKPADLCSMKSNEVPSESSSSLFERMRQQRQQRENSNIPGSSKLPKLKKKSTSSQHSEELSTITTGSCATSSVDPKKPIIAKLKAGVKLQSTERVAETQDELLEGLKRAQLARLEDQRGTEINFDLPDFLKNKENLNAAASKLRKVRANLSPVNKATSPTDAPQPAPRLSITRGMQPSSVSPMKVDAEHETELTNDASSAELQEFAKAPPPLPPKPKVLPIKPSNWGAAAQPTTTSAGNYSNKFSPAKHHTSTATSPSAKAASQAATALAFGSSKLPLEMQGRKSLEQAASTRCAYLDEPSSSFV; encoded by the exons ATGCAGCGCGCCTCCGACAAGGCATCGAAGccagcgtcaacagcagcaacagcaactggctGCAGTCCCAGCGTGCGTCGCTCCGCCTCGATGAATGCCTCCGACAATGATGTGTACCTCAAGACATTAATGCTCGACGAACAGCTGAAGCCAAAGTCATCGTCGCAGTCGTCGTCGCCGCCACAATTGGCACTCTTCCAGGTGCCACAGATCCTGATGACGCCGGCACCACCATCGAGCATCATGGTGACCGCTAGCGTGGAGTCACAATCGGAGCCAGCGCCCGCGCAGCCAGAACAACTGGGTCCGAGCGGTTGGGGCACTTCGTTTGAGCGCATGCTCCAGGATGCCGCAGGCATGCAAACATTCGCCGAGTTTCTTAAGAAGGAATTCTCCGCGGAGAACATTTACTTTTGGACCGCCTGCGAGCGTTACAGATGCACCGAACAGGAAGAGGAACGTGTGACGCTGGCACGTCAAATCTTTGGCAAGCATTtgtccaacagcagcagcgatccAGTCAATGTCGATTCACAAGCGCGCAATCTTAGCGATGAGAAGTTGGGCAGCGGAGCAGTGGATATCTTTGCGCCTGCGCAGAAACAGATCTTCAATCTGATGAAATTTGATAGCTATCAGCGTTTCATACGCTCCGATCTCTACAAGAGCTGTGTGGAGGCggaacagaagcagcagccgtTGCCCTTTACGGGCGCCGATCTCGACGAGCTGCTGAAGACAAATTTTCACGTAATGGCCTCATCAAAG CAGCTAAAAAAGTCCGCAAGCAACGCAGAGGATCGAAGACGTAAGAGTTTACTACCCTGGCACAGGAAAACGCGCAGTAAATCCCGCGATCGCAGCGAAATCATGGCCGACTTGCAACAGACGCTGATGCCagcgccgccaccgccgccgccgctttTAGCGCTGCTCACGGGTGGCGCCAATTCGGTGCAGAACTCACTGAGTGACTTGCACAGTTCACGCTCATCGCTGTCATCGTTCGACGCCAGTGCAGCAGCTGGACCGGCTCAGGGTGCGAGTGCGGACAGCGTGTGTTCGCTGTGTCGCGTCATACTGACCGATGGCGCCACAACCATTGTGCAAACACGTCCCAACGAAACGGTGGGACAGCTGGTGGAACGTTTGTTGGAGAAACGCAATCTGGTCTATCCATTCTATGATGTGGTGTTCCAGGGCAGCACCAAGTCCATCGACACTCAGCAGTCCTCGCAGCTGCTGGCCGGCAAAGAGGTGCTGATTGAGCGTCGCGTCGCATTCAAGTTGGATCTGCCCGATCCCAAAGTTATATCGGTGAAGAGCAAACCGAAGAAACAACTGCACGAGGTCATTCGACCCATTCTCAACAAGTACAACTATCAAATGGATGGTGTACAGGTGCTGCTGCGCGATACCCAAGCGCCGTTGGATCTGATGCAGCCGGTGACGGTGGCCGATGGCCAGCGACTGCAGATTGCCTTGCTCAAGCCGGATTTTCAGCTAAGCGGCGGCAGTAGCATGCCGCCGAAGCATAGTAAACCAATGAAACCGCTGCCAAGTGCGGCagcgacgacagcaacaaatgaaTCCTCGACACAACTCGACGAGCTAaccaacaaaatgtttaacgAGCTGCTGCAAAGCAAAGCGGATGCGGCGGCTGCCACACACAAGAAGCCCGCCGATTTGTGCTCCATGAAGTCGAATGAGGTGCCGTCGGAGAGCTCGTCGTCGCTGTTCGAACGCATGcgtcagcagcgacagcagcgtgAGAATAGCAACATTCCAGGCAGCAGCAAGCTGCCCAAACTCAAAAAGAAATCCACAAGCAGTCAACATTCCGAGGAGCTGTCCACGATAACAACCGGCAGCTGTGCAACATCGTCTGTCGATCCCAAAAAGCCCATTATCGCCAAACTAAAGGCGGGCGTCAAGCTGCAGTCCACGGAGCGAGTAGCCGAGACCCAAG ATGAACTACTCGAGGGACTGAAGCGTGCGCAATTGGCGCGTTTGGAGGATCAGCGCGGCACAGAGATCAACTTTGATCTGCCCGACTTTCTGAAGAACAAAGAGAATCTCAATGCGGCCGCGTCCAAGCTGCGTAAGGTGCGCGCCAATTTGAGTCCCGTGAACAAGGCCACAAGTCCCACAGATGCGCCACAGCCAGCGCCACGTTTGTCCATTACACGTGGCATGCAACCATCGAGCGTGTCGCCCATGAAAGTGGACGCGGAGCATGAGACTGAGCTGACAAATGATGCATCGTCGGCGGAACTACAGGAATTTGCCAAAGCACCGCCACCGTTGCCGCCCAAGCCCAAGGTGCTGCCCATTAAGCCATCGAATTGGGGCGCTGCTGCTCAGCCGACCACAACAAGTGCTggcaactacagcaacaaattCTCGCCCGCCAAGCATCACACATCGACAGCGACATCACCTTCGGCGAAGGCTGCGAGCCAGGCCGCCACAGCTCTGGCTTTTGGCAGTAGCAAGCTGCCACTGGAGATGCAAGGACGAAAGTCGCTGGAGCAGGCGGCGAGCACACGTTGCGCCTACTTGGATGAGCCTAGCAGCAGCTTTGTTTAA